The genomic segment CGATAAGTGGACAACCCGTAAGCGGAAGATCGGAGATCGCCTCGACAGTCGGGTCGAGGACCCCATGGCCAACGACTACGTTCCGGGGAAGACGGATCAAAGTGGATTTCTCACCCATACCGTTAGTAGCCGTCCGCGGTAAAACATGTTCTCTCCGTTCGAGTGAAGCGTAACAAGAAGCAATCGAAGGGATTGTAGAATCGTAACTGGTGGGACAACAGGAAAGAATACGCGGGAATTGGCATAAGGTTGTCTGGCTCGTACTTGGTGTATGTTCAGAAGCTTCCGGATTGGTTCTCTCTTCGGCATTCCGGTCAAGTTAGATATCACGTTCCTGTTGATCCTCCCGGTGTTTGCGTGGATCATCGCAGTTCAGATCGCGGATCTCGTACCGATGCTCAATGGGCTACTCGGCACGGAACTCCCGATTGAGCTACTCACAACGGGATCGACACCGTGGATACTCGGGGCGGCAGCTGCGATCGGCCTCTTTGCCAGCGTCTTGCTACACGAGCTTGGGCATTCGCTCGTTGCGATCCGATATGGATTTCCCATCGACTCGATCACGCTCTGGCTGCTCGGCGGCGTTGCACAACTCACTGACCAGCCGACGAACTGGCGGCAAGAGCTTACGATTGCGATCGCCGGCCCCATCGTCAGCGTCGGTCTCGGCGTAACGTTTTATGCACTCATCGTCGTTGTTCCAGCGTCCTTTGAATCGGTACAGTTCATCCTCGCGTATCTTGCGGTCATCAACGTCGTCCTCGCAGCCTTCAACTTGTTACCGGGCTTTCCCATGGACGGTGGGCGAGTTCTTCGTGCAATTCTTGCACGAAATCGCCCGTTCGCCGTGGCGACCGCACAGGCTGCACAGGTCGGAAAAGCGTTCGCCATTTTGCTTGGTCTCTTTGGACTTCTTGCCCTCAACTTCATTCTGATTGCCATCGCCTTTTTCATCTACATCACAGCAACCAGCGAGGCTCGCCAGACAGCGCTCCAGGCGGCTATCAAGGGAATCACGATAGCTGATATGATGACTCCCGTCGACGATCTCGATACAGTCACGCCCAATATTACGGTGGCCGAACTTCTTGACACGATGATGAATCAACGTCACACGGGTTACCCTGTCGTCGAAAACGATTTGGTCGTTGGAATTATCACACTCGAGGATGTTCGTACCGTTACCCCGACAGAACGAGACTCGACGATGGTCGGTGAAGCGATGACGAGTGATCTCGAGACCATTTCACCAGACGACGACGCGATAGAAGTACTCATGTCGATTCAGCGCAATGACATCGGTCGGTTGATCGTACTCGACGAGCACGATCAACTCACCGGACTCGTAACGCGTACGGACGTCATTACGGCGCTCAGTATTGGATTCGTTCGTTCGGCGCAAGGGTATAGCGGAGTTCCGGAGCCCGAAGAACGGTCGGGCGAGACTGCGCAACCAGCCAATCGGCCGCGCTGGTAATATGATGCAGATGGAACACTTGTCTGTACTTGAAATTACACGTCCTCGAAAGCGAACACGATGCATACGCGGAGATCAACTCTTGTAAATCAAGTAATGAACAGCCTCAACGGGCTGAAGAACGGATAATCGATTATGCAAACGAAATTGCATCAGCACACGACCGTGACGTCAAGATGGTACTCAAGATGAGAATACCGCATCGCATAATTATCAAGTACACCGTCAAACATGATATTGATCAGATCATCATGGGAAGTCATGG from the Natronococcus sp. AD-5 genome contains:
- a CDS encoding universal stress protein; protein product: MKLHVLESEHDAYAEINSCKSSNEQPQRAEERIIDYANEIASAHDRDVKMVLKMRIPHRIIIKYTVKHDIDQIIMGSHGRSLPTRSSLEASLKPFHVGRRYP
- a CDS encoding site-2 protease family protein; this encodes MFRSFRIGSLFGIPVKLDITFLLILPVFAWIIAVQIADLVPMLNGLLGTELPIELLTTGSTPWILGAAAAIGLFASVLLHELGHSLVAIRYGFPIDSITLWLLGGVAQLTDQPTNWRQELTIAIAGPIVSVGLGVTFYALIVVVPASFESVQFILAYLAVINVVLAAFNLLPGFPMDGGRVLRAILARNRPFAVATAQAAQVGKAFAILLGLFGLLALNFILIAIAFFIYITATSEARQTALQAAIKGITIADMMTPVDDLDTVTPNITVAELLDTMMNQRHTGYPVVENDLVVGIITLEDVRTVTPTERDSTMVGEAMTSDLETISPDDDAIEVLMSIQRNDIGRLIVLDEHDQLTGLVTRTDVITALSIGFVRSAQGYSGVPEPEERSGETAQPANRPRW